From a single Ascaphus truei isolate aAscTru1 chromosome 2, aAscTru1.hap1, whole genome shotgun sequence genomic region:
- the LOC142488333 gene encoding uncharacterized protein LOC142488333 isoform X2, whose product MDPRLLRFPVVVLERLEIKSEMEEADTGEHLTPIKREMDSFPVGENCLNEGKNWSSNMSRSGLTPSSLEVPTKHDSCHMLDTCQEPVPNDGEFTGRVQHIVQTESKYGSSRRYERDGQLFVCCECGKSFSLDREFLTHVCAHTREKPFTCTDCGKSFSLKGNLLSHQSIHTGDKPFNCTECGKRFRTKRYLLDHQRIHTGVKPFTCTVCGKSFSQKHNLLTHERIHIGEKSFTCTEYGKQFSIKSKLLYHQKIHTGKKPFTCTECGKSFSRKSHFLIHERIHTGEKPFTCTVCGKSFSLKRRLLSHQSIHTADKPFNCTECGKQFSTKRYLLDHQMIHTGVKPFTCTECGKSFSHKSNLLVHERIHTGVKPFTCTVCGKNFSLKSSLISHQSIHTANKPFNCTECGKSFSRKSNLLTHERIHTGEKPFTCTECGKSFTCKRNLLTHERIHTGEKSFTCTEYGKQFGIKNNLLYHQKIHTDKKSFTCTVCGKSFSWKSHFLAHERIHTGKKPFTCTVCAKSFSHKSNLLTHERIHSGKKPFTCTECGKSFSWKSLFLAHERIHTGERPFTCTECGKSFSLKGNLLSHHSIHTADNPFNCAECGKQFSSKRYLLDHQRIHTGEKPFTCRECGKSFSQKSNLLTHERIHTGERPFTCTECGKSFSLKGNLLSHQSIHIGDNPFYCTECGKQFSTKRCLLDHQRIHTGENLLTCAECGKQLSSKRCLLDHQSIHTGEKLLTCAECGKPFSTKRYLLNHRRIHTGEKLFTCAECGKQLSSKRCLLDHQRIHTGEKLFTCAECGKPFSTKRYLLDHQRIHTGEKPFTCTEWETIQY is encoded by the coding sequence AGAACTGCCTGAATGAGGGGAAAAACTGGAGCTCTAATATGTCCAGAAGCGGGTTAACTCCTAGCAGCCTAGAAGTGCCAACAAAACATGATTCCTGCCACATGTTGGATACGTGCCAAGAACCAGTGCCCAATGATGGTGAATTTACCGGCCGTGTACAGCACATAGTACAAACTGAGTCTAAGTATGGATCAAGCAGAAGATATGAGAGAGATGGCCAGCTTTTTGTCTGTTGTGAGTGTGGTAAAAGCTTCTCATTAGATAGGGAATTTCTCACACACGTTTGTGCCCACACTAGGGAGAAACCCTTTACCTGTACAGActgtggaaaaagcttttcactGAAGGGGAATCTCCTTTCACATCAGAGTATTCACACAGGAGACAAACCTTTTaattgtacagagtgtgggaaacggTTCAGAACTAAGAGGTACCTTCTCgatcaccagaggattcatacaggggtgaaACCATTCACATGCACAGTGTGCggaaaaagcttttcacagaagcacaacctcctcacacatgagaggattcacatAGGGGAGAAAtcgttcacatgtacagagtatgggaaacaattcagtattaagagcAAACTGCTTTATCACCAGAAGATTCATACAGggaagaaacctttcacatgcacagagtgtggaaaaagcttttcacggaaaagccacttcctcatacatgagaggattcacacaggggagaaaccgttcacatgtacagtgtgtggaaaaagcttttcactGAAAAGGAGGCTCCTTTCACACCAGAGTATTCACACAGCGGACAAACCTTTTAactgtacagagtgtgggaaacagttcAGTACTAAGAGGTACCTTCTCGatcaccagatgattcatacaggggtgAAACCATTCACATGCACAGAGTGCGGAAAAAGCTTTTCACATAAGAGCAACCTCCTCGTACatgagaggattcatacaggggtgaaaccgttcacatgtacagtgtgtggaaaAAACTTTTCACTGAAGAGTAGTCTCATTTCACACCAGAGTATTCACACAGCGAACAAACCTTTTAAttgtacagagtgtggaaaaagcttttcacggaagagcaacctcctcacacatgagaggattcacacaggggagaaaccgttcacatgtacagagtgcggAAAAAGCTTTACATGCAAGCGCAACCTCCTCACACatgagaggattcatacaggggagaaatcgttcacatgtacagagtatgGGAAACAATTCGGTATTAAGAATAATCTGCTTTATCACCAGAAGATTCACACAGACAAGAAatctttcacatgtacagtgtgtggaaaaagcttttcatggaaaagccacttccttgcacatgagaggattcacacagggaagaaaccgttcacatgtacagtgtgcgCAAAAAGCTTTTCACATAAGAGCAACCTCCTTACACATGAGAGGATTCATTCAGGGAAGAAaccgttcacatgtacagagtgtggaaaaagcttttcatGGAAAAGCCTCTTCCTCgcacatgagaggattcacacaggggagagaccgttcacatgtacagagtgtgggaaaagcttttcactgAAGGGGAATCTCCTTTCACACCACAGTATTCACACAGCGGACAACCCTTTTAAttgtgcagagtgtgggaaacagttcAGTAGTAAAAGGTACCTTCTGgatcaccagaggattcatacaggggagaaacctttcacatgcagagagtgcggaaaaagcttttcacagaagagCAATCTCCTcacacatgagaggattcacacaggggagagaccgttcacatgtacagagtgtggcaAAAGCTTTTCACTGAAGGGGAATCTCCTTTCACACCAGAGTATTCACATAGGAGACAACCCTTTTtattgtacagagtgtgggaaacagttcAGTACTAAGAGGTGCCTTCTCgatcaccagaggattcatacaggggagaaccTTTTAACATGTGCTGAGTGTGGGAAACAGTTGAGTAGTAAGCGGTGCCTTCTCGATCACCAGagtattcatacaggggagaaactttTAACATGTGCTGAGTGTGGGAAACCGTTCAGTACTAAGAGGTACCTTCTCAATCACcggaggattcatacaggggagaaactttTCACATGTGCTGAGTGTGGGAAACAGTTGAGTAGTAAGAGGTGCCTTCTCgatcaccagaggattcatacaggggagaaactttTCACATGTGCTGAGTGTGGGAAACCGTTCAGTACTAAGAGGTACCTGCTCgatcaccagaggattcatacaggggagaaacctttcacatgtacagagtgggAAACCATTCAGTATTAA
- the LOC142488333 gene encoding uncharacterized protein LOC142488333 isoform X1: MDPRLLRFPVVVLERLEIKSEMEEADTGEHLTPIKREMDSFPVGGFPVIVPERLEIKSEREELNTEDHLTTMKSEMVTFPVDENCLNEGKNWSSNMSRSGLTPSSLEVPTKHDSCHMLDTCQEPVPNDGEFTGRVQHIVQTESKYGSSRRYERDGQLFVCCECGKSFSLDREFLTHVCAHTREKPFTCTDCGKSFSLKGNLLSHQSIHTGDKPFNCTECGKRFRTKRYLLDHQRIHTGVKPFTCTVCGKSFSQKHNLLTHERIHIGEKSFTCTEYGKQFSIKSKLLYHQKIHTGKKPFTCTECGKSFSRKSHFLIHERIHTGEKPFTCTVCGKSFSLKRRLLSHQSIHTADKPFNCTECGKQFSTKRYLLDHQMIHTGVKPFTCTECGKSFSHKSNLLVHERIHTGVKPFTCTVCGKNFSLKSSLISHQSIHTANKPFNCTECGKSFSRKSNLLTHERIHTGEKPFTCTECGKSFTCKRNLLTHERIHTGEKSFTCTEYGKQFGIKNNLLYHQKIHTDKKSFTCTVCGKSFSWKSHFLAHERIHTGKKPFTCTVCAKSFSHKSNLLTHERIHSGKKPFTCTECGKSFSWKSLFLAHERIHTGERPFTCTECGKSFSLKGNLLSHHSIHTADNPFNCAECGKQFSSKRYLLDHQRIHTGEKPFTCRECGKSFSQKSNLLTHERIHTGERPFTCTECGKSFSLKGNLLSHQSIHIGDNPFYCTECGKQFSTKRCLLDHQRIHTGENLLTCAECGKQLSSKRCLLDHQSIHTGEKLLTCAECGKPFSTKRYLLNHRRIHTGEKLFTCAECGKQLSSKRCLLDHQRIHTGEKLFTCAECGKPFSTKRYLLDHQRIHTGEKPFTCTEWETIQY, encoded by the coding sequence AGAACTGCCTGAATGAGGGGAAAAACTGGAGCTCTAATATGTCCAGAAGCGGGTTAACTCCTAGCAGCCTAGAAGTGCCAACAAAACATGATTCCTGCCACATGTTGGATACGTGCCAAGAACCAGTGCCCAATGATGGTGAATTTACCGGCCGTGTACAGCACATAGTACAAACTGAGTCTAAGTATGGATCAAGCAGAAGATATGAGAGAGATGGCCAGCTTTTTGTCTGTTGTGAGTGTGGTAAAAGCTTCTCATTAGATAGGGAATTTCTCACACACGTTTGTGCCCACACTAGGGAGAAACCCTTTACCTGTACAGActgtggaaaaagcttttcactGAAGGGGAATCTCCTTTCACATCAGAGTATTCACACAGGAGACAAACCTTTTaattgtacagagtgtgggaaacggTTCAGAACTAAGAGGTACCTTCTCgatcaccagaggattcatacaggggtgaaACCATTCACATGCACAGTGTGCggaaaaagcttttcacagaagcacaacctcctcacacatgagaggattcacatAGGGGAGAAAtcgttcacatgtacagagtatgggaaacaattcagtattaagagcAAACTGCTTTATCACCAGAAGATTCATACAGggaagaaacctttcacatgcacagagtgtggaaaaagcttttcacggaaaagccacttcctcatacatgagaggattcacacaggggagaaaccgttcacatgtacagtgtgtggaaaaagcttttcactGAAAAGGAGGCTCCTTTCACACCAGAGTATTCACACAGCGGACAAACCTTTTAactgtacagagtgtgggaaacagttcAGTACTAAGAGGTACCTTCTCGatcaccagatgattcatacaggggtgAAACCATTCACATGCACAGAGTGCGGAAAAAGCTTTTCACATAAGAGCAACCTCCTCGTACatgagaggattcatacaggggtgaaaccgttcacatgtacagtgtgtggaaaAAACTTTTCACTGAAGAGTAGTCTCATTTCACACCAGAGTATTCACACAGCGAACAAACCTTTTAAttgtacagagtgtggaaaaagcttttcacggaagagcaacctcctcacacatgagaggattcacacaggggagaaaccgttcacatgtacagagtgcggAAAAAGCTTTACATGCAAGCGCAACCTCCTCACACatgagaggattcatacaggggagaaatcgttcacatgtacagagtatgGGAAACAATTCGGTATTAAGAATAATCTGCTTTATCACCAGAAGATTCACACAGACAAGAAatctttcacatgtacagtgtgtggaaaaagcttttcatggaaaagccacttccttgcacatgagaggattcacacagggaagaaaccgttcacatgtacagtgtgcgCAAAAAGCTTTTCACATAAGAGCAACCTCCTTACACATGAGAGGATTCATTCAGGGAAGAAaccgttcacatgtacagagtgtggaaaaagcttttcatGGAAAAGCCTCTTCCTCgcacatgagaggattcacacaggggagagaccgttcacatgtacagagtgtgggaaaagcttttcactgAAGGGGAATCTCCTTTCACACCACAGTATTCACACAGCGGACAACCCTTTTAAttgtgcagagtgtgggaaacagttcAGTAGTAAAAGGTACCTTCTGgatcaccagaggattcatacaggggagaaacctttcacatgcagagagtgcggaaaaagcttttcacagaagagCAATCTCCTcacacatgagaggattcacacaggggagagaccgttcacatgtacagagtgtggcaAAAGCTTTTCACTGAAGGGGAATCTCCTTTCACACCAGAGTATTCACATAGGAGACAACCCTTTTtattgtacagagtgtgggaaacagttcAGTACTAAGAGGTGCCTTCTCgatcaccagaggattcatacaggggagaaccTTTTAACATGTGCTGAGTGTGGGAAACAGTTGAGTAGTAAGCGGTGCCTTCTCGATCACCAGagtattcatacaggggagaaactttTAACATGTGCTGAGTGTGGGAAACCGTTCAGTACTAAGAGGTACCTTCTCAATCACcggaggattcatacaggggagaaactttTCACATGTGCTGAGTGTGGGAAACAGTTGAGTAGTAAGAGGTGCCTTCTCgatcaccagaggattcatacaggggagaaactttTCACATGTGCTGAGTGTGGGAAACCGTTCAGTACTAAGAGGTACCTGCTCgatcaccagaggattcatacaggggagaaacctttcacatgtacagagtgggAAACCATTCAGTATTAA